A genome region from Bordetella genomosp. 10 includes the following:
- a CDS encoding DUF4136 domain-containing protein yields the protein MNRYKNSSLSRWIQACCAVLFAVALTGCATTHTVSARVTSFQHWPDNATGQKYRFVAADAAQENNLEYLSYQDTVRAGIGATGLVEAAKGAPARFNVSFTYGVAQTQVMVRQPYNPYFFGGYPGFYGPRGYWGGWGGYWGPDWVDVPTVAYRNWLTLSIHDNANGGAEVYRASAYSVSDGDRLLRVMPYLVRAIFDQFPGNNGSERKVEYPVGR from the coding sequence ATGAATCGCTATAAAAATTCGTCCCTCTCGCGCTGGATCCAGGCTTGCTGCGCCGTCTTGTTCGCCGTGGCGTTGACGGGTTGCGCCACCACCCATACGGTCTCGGCGCGCGTGACGTCCTTCCAGCATTGGCCCGATAACGCGACGGGCCAGAAGTACCGCTTCGTCGCGGCCGATGCGGCGCAGGAGAATAATCTGGAATACCTCTCGTACCAGGACACGGTCCGCGCCGGCATCGGCGCGACCGGCCTGGTGGAGGCGGCCAAGGGGGCGCCCGCGCGGTTCAACGTGTCCTTTACCTACGGCGTCGCGCAGACCCAGGTGATGGTGCGGCAGCCCTACAACCCCTACTTCTTCGGCGGCTATCCCGGCTTCTACGGTCCGCGCGGCTATTGGGGCGGCTGGGGCGGCTACTGGGGACCGGACTGGGTCGACGTGCCGACGGTGGCCTATCGCAACTGGCTGACGCTGTCGATCCACGACAACGCCAATGGCGGCGCCGAAGTGTATCGGGCCAGCGCTTATAGCGTATCGGACGGCGACCGTCTGCTGCGCGTCATGCCTTATCTGGTGCGGGCGATCTTCGACCAGTTCCCCGGCAATAATGGCTCCGAGCGGAAGGTCGAATACCCGGTAGGTCGTTGA
- a CDS encoding H-NS histone family protein, with protein sequence MVRENYAAQQAKIEKEIGKLRKRAELLQTKRRKPVVASIIRSMREYNITPEEIAAAFGKPARAPGVRKSAAPAAAPRAKRAVAPKYRHPDTGETWSGRGKAPRWLTAAEAEGAKRDTFLIQ encoded by the coding sequence ATGGTTAGAGAAAACTACGCGGCACAGCAGGCGAAGATAGAAAAGGAAATCGGCAAATTGCGCAAGCGCGCCGAATTGCTGCAGACCAAGCGACGCAAGCCCGTAGTGGCGTCGATCATTCGTTCGATGCGTGAATACAATATCACCCCCGAGGAAATCGCCGCGGCTTTCGGCAAGCCTGCCCGCGCGCCCGGCGTGCGCAAGAGCGCCGCGCCGGCCGCCGCGCCCCGCGCCAAGCGCGCCGTGGCGCCCAAGTACCGCCATCCCGATACGGGCGAAACCTGGAGCGGCCGCGGCAAGGCGCCGCGCTGGCTGACCGCCGCCGAGGCGGAAGGCGCCAAGCGGGACACCTTTCTCATCCAGTAA
- a CDS encoding carbon-nitrogen hydrolase family protein — protein sequence MSFKVAAIQMISTPDVRENLQAAGALIAEAVAEGAALVALPEYFCLMGRKDTDKVAARENEDDGPIQAFLAEQARSHGIYVVGGTLPMVCPEPQRVYNTTLVYGPDGARIARYDKIHLFNFQRGTESFDEAASIRPGATPRIFDAPFGKVGLSVCYDLRFPELYRAFGDVSLILVPAAFTYTTGQAHWELLLRARAVENQCYVLAPAQGGVHPNGRRTWGHSMLVDPWGEIVAQLPEGPGVVAGNIDAERLAEVRTALPALRHRVM from the coding sequence ATGTCCTTCAAAGTCGCCGCGATTCAAATGATCAGTACGCCGGACGTGCGGGAAAATCTGCAGGCGGCCGGCGCGCTGATCGCAGAGGCCGTAGCGGAGGGCGCCGCCCTCGTGGCCTTGCCCGAATATTTCTGCCTCATGGGGCGCAAGGACACCGACAAGGTGGCCGCGCGCGAGAACGAGGACGACGGGCCGATCCAGGCATTCCTGGCCGAACAGGCGCGTTCGCACGGTATATATGTGGTCGGCGGCACGCTGCCCATGGTTTGTCCGGAACCGCAAAGAGTCTATAACACGACCCTGGTATATGGGCCCGACGGCGCGCGGATTGCGCGCTATGACAAAATCCACCTGTTTAACTTCCAGCGCGGCACGGAATCCTTCGACGAGGCCGCGAGCATCCGGCCGGGCGCGACGCCGCGCATTTTCGATGCGCCTTTCGGCAAGGTCGGATTGTCGGTCTGCTATGACCTGAGATTCCCTGAGCTTTATCGAGCTTTTGGAGACGTCAGCTTGATTTTGGTTCCCGCCGCCTTTACTTATACGACGGGACAAGCGCACTGGGAATTGCTGCTGCGCGCCCGCGCGGTCGAAAATCAATGCTATGTGCTGGCGCCGGCCCAGGGCGGGGTGCATCCCAATGGGCGGCGCACCTGGGGGCATTCCATGCTGGTCGATCCCTGGGGCGAAATTGTCGCGCAGTTGCCCGAGGGGCCGGGCGTGGTCGCGGGTAACATAGATGCCGAGCGTCTTGCGGAAGTGCGGACAGCCTTGCCGGCACTGCGGCACCGCGTCATGTAA
- the tldD gene encoding metalloprotease TldD, translated as MKITDPAIESLATAKTLLLDPWGLSEADMARALGEIFTHKVDYADLYFQYTRSEGWSLEEGIVKTGSFSIGQGVGVRAISGEKTAFAYSDTLSPEALLSSARTVRSIARQGAGKARVTAPADPGPGRGLYPAIDPLLTLGAPEKVALLERVERMARARDPHVIQVMAGLGAEYDVILVAGSDGRLAADVRPLVRLSLTVIAERDGRREMGHAGGGGRSGLAYFTDDILRGYVEHAVHEALVNLDARPAPAGEMTVVLGSGWPGILLHEAVGHGLEGDFNRKGSSVFSGRIGERVAAKGVTVIDDGTIPDRRGSLNVDDEGNTTQRNVLIEDGILRGYMQDTMNARLMKTAATGNGRRESFAHLPMPRMTNTYMLAGATPPEEIVASVKRGLYAVNFGGGQVDITSGKFVFSASEAYMIENGKVTYPVKGATLIGNGPDAMTKVSLIGNDLRLDSGVGTCGKEGQSVPVGVGMPTVRMEGLTVGGTA; from the coding sequence ATGAAAATTACCGATCCCGCCATTGAATCGCTCGCTACCGCCAAAACCTTGCTGCTCGACCCCTGGGGATTGAGCGAGGCCGATATGGCGCGCGCGTTGGGAGAAATATTCACCCATAAGGTGGATTACGCCGATCTTTATTTCCAATACACGCGCAGCGAAGGCTGGAGCCTGGAAGAGGGAATCGTGAAAACCGGCAGTTTTTCCATCGGGCAAGGCGTGGGCGTGCGCGCCATCAGCGGCGAGAAAACCGCCTTTGCCTATTCCGATACGCTGTCGCCGGAGGCGCTGCTGTCCTCGGCGCGCACCGTGCGCAGCATCGCCCGCCAGGGCGCCGGCAAGGCGCGCGTCACCGCGCCGGCCGATCCCGGGCCCGGACGCGGCCTGTATCCGGCCATCGATCCCTTGCTGACCCTGGGCGCGCCGGAGAAGGTGGCGCTGCTGGAGCGCGTGGAGCGGATGGCGCGCGCCCGCGACCCGCACGTGATCCAGGTCATGGCCGGCCTGGGCGCCGAGTACGACGTGATCCTGGTCGCCGGCAGCGATGGCCGGCTGGCCGCGGACGTGCGTCCGCTGGTGCGCCTGTCGCTGACGGTGATCGCCGAACGCGACGGTCGGCGCGAAATGGGGCATGCGGGCGGCGGCGGCCGCTCCGGCCTGGCGTATTTCACGGACGACATCCTGCGCGGCTACGTCGAGCACGCGGTGCACGAGGCCCTGGTGAACCTGGACGCGCGCCCGGCGCCGGCCGGCGAGATGACGGTGGTGCTGGGCTCGGGCTGGCCGGGCATCCTCCTGCACGAAGCGGTCGGCCACGGCCTGGAAGGGGATTTCAACCGCAAGGGTTCGAGCGTGTTTTCCGGCCGCATCGGCGAGCGCGTGGCCGCCAAGGGCGTGACGGTGATCGACGACGGCACGATACCGGACCGCCGCGGTTCGCTGAACGTCGACGACGAAGGCAATACCACGCAGCGCAACGTCCTGATCGAGGACGGCATCCTGCGCGGGTATATGCAGGACACGATGAACGCCCGCCTGATGAAGACCGCCGCCACCGGCAACGGCCGGCGCGAATCGTTCGCGCATCTGCCCATGCCGCGCATGACCAATACCTACATGCTGGCGGGGGCCACCCCGCCCGAGGAAATCGTCGCGTCGGTCAAGCGCGGCCTGTACGCCGTCAATTTCGGCGGCGGCCAGGTGGACATCACCAGCGGCAAATTCGTTTTCTCCGCCTCCGAGGCCTACATGATCGAGAACGGCAAGGTGACCTATCCGGTCAAGGGCGCGACGCTGATCGGCAACGGGCCGGACGCCATGACCAAGGTCAGCCTGATCGGCAACGACCTGCGGCTGGATTCCGGCGTCGGCACCTGCGGCAAGGAAGGGCAGAGCGTGCCGGTGGGCGTGGGGATGCCGACGGTGCGGATGGAAGGGCTGACGGTGGGCGGCACGGCCTAG
- the aroG gene encoding 3-deoxy-7-phosphoheptulonate synthase AroG: MSHNTDDLRIREIKELTPPAHVMREFSCTQAVSAVVHDTRQALHRILHGMDDRLAVVIGPCSIHDTKAALEYADRLKAVRERLKADLEIVMRVYFEKPRTTVGWKGLINDPDLDGSFNINKGVRIARELLLEINSRGVPAGCEFLDMITPQYIADLVSWGAIGARTTESQVHRELASGLSCPVGFKNGTDGNIKIAVDAIKAASQPHHFLSVTKGGHSAIVSTAGNEDCHVILRGGKAPNYDAASVEAACQDLAKAGLAQRLMIDTSHANSSKKPENQPMVADDIARQMEAGDTRIVGLMVESHLLAGRQDLVPGQALTYGQSITDGCIDWDSSVQLLERLAAAVRERRRNSSASGK; the protein is encoded by the coding sequence GTGTCTCACAATACCGACGATCTTCGAATCCGCGAAATCAAGGAACTGACTCCGCCCGCGCACGTGATGCGTGAATTCTCGTGTACCCAGGCCGTGTCGGCGGTGGTGCACGATACCCGCCAGGCGCTGCATCGCATCCTGCACGGCATGGACGACCGGCTGGCGGTGGTGATCGGCCCGTGCTCCATCCATGACACCAAGGCGGCGCTGGAATACGCGGACAGGCTGAAGGCCGTGCGGGAAAGGCTGAAGGCGGATCTCGAGATCGTCATGCGCGTGTACTTCGAGAAGCCGCGCACCACGGTGGGCTGGAAAGGGCTGATCAACGATCCCGACCTGGACGGCAGCTTCAACATCAACAAGGGCGTGCGCATCGCGCGCGAACTGCTGCTGGAAATCAACAGCCGCGGCGTGCCGGCCGGCTGCGAATTCCTCGACATGATCACGCCGCAGTACATCGCCGACCTGGTGTCGTGGGGCGCCATCGGCGCGCGCACGACGGAAAGCCAGGTGCACCGCGAACTGGCGTCGGGCCTTTCCTGCCCGGTCGGTTTCAAGAACGGCACCGACGGCAACATCAAGATCGCGGTGGATGCCATCAAGGCGGCTTCGCAACCGCACCATTTCCTGTCGGTGACCAAGGGCGGTCATTCGGCCATCGTCTCGACTGCCGGCAACGAGGATTGCCACGTCATCCTGCGCGGCGGCAAGGCGCCGAACTACGACGCGGCCAGCGTCGAGGCTGCCTGCCAGGACCTGGCGAAGGCGGGCCTGGCGCAGCGCCTGATGATAGACACCAGCCACGCCAACAGCAGCAAGAAGCCGGAAAACCAGCCCATGGTGGCCGACGACATCGCGCGCCAGATGGAGGCGGGCGATACGCGCATCGTCGGCCTGATGGTGGAAAGCCATCTGCTGGCGGGGCGCCAGGACCTGGTGCCGGGACAGGCGCTCACCTACGGGCAGAGCATCACCGACGGCTGCATCGACTGGGACTCCTCGGTGCAGTTGCTGGAGCGCCTGGCGGCCGCCGTGCGCGAACGCCGCCGCAATAGCTCGGCCTCTGGAAAATAA
- a CDS encoding FAD-binding oxidoreductase, translating to MNAPLHADTLRRPIPAACLDELRALFGDRLSVAQAVREHHGHDESPYPDILPDAVAFALSTEEVAAFARICNQYRVPVVPYGAGSSLEGHLLPVQGGITLDLSRMNAVLTLNAEDFTVTVQAGVTRKQLNEEIRDTGLFFPVDPGADASLGGMAATRASGTNAVRYGTMRENVLSLTVVTADGRIVRTARRAPKSSAGYDLTRIFVGSEGTLGIITEVTVKLYPQPEAVSAAVCNFSTLGDAVDSVIEIMQMGIPVARVEFMDEHAVRSVNLHSKLSLRETPLLVFEFHGSAAAVQEHAQAVQDIVREHGAMDFDWAERPEDRSRLWAARHNAYFAGLQLRPGCRASTTDVCVPISALADCVRETARDLADAPFPFTIVGHVGDGNFHVLMLLDPDSAEEWQASERINHALVRRAIAADGTCTGEHGVGLHKMQFLEEEHGADALALMRSLKHAFDPNNILNPGKIFAW from the coding sequence ATGAACGCTCCCCTGCACGCCGATACCTTGCGTCGTCCGATTCCCGCCGCCTGTCTGGACGAGCTGCGGGCGTTGTTCGGCGATCGTTTGTCCGTCGCGCAAGCGGTGCGCGAGCATCATGGGCATGACGAGTCGCCGTATCCGGACATCCTGCCCGACGCCGTGGCGTTCGCCCTGAGCACGGAGGAAGTCGCCGCCTTCGCGCGCATCTGCAATCAATACCGCGTGCCGGTCGTTCCCTACGGCGCGGGTTCTTCGCTGGAAGGGCATCTGCTGCCGGTGCAGGGCGGCATCACGCTGGATCTGTCGCGCATGAACGCGGTGTTGACGCTGAACGCCGAGGATTTCACCGTCACCGTGCAGGCCGGCGTGACGCGCAAGCAGCTCAACGAGGAAATCCGCGACACCGGCCTGTTCTTCCCGGTGGACCCGGGCGCCGACGCCAGCCTGGGCGGCATGGCGGCGACGCGGGCGTCCGGCACGAACGCCGTGCGCTACGGCACGATGCGGGAGAACGTGCTGTCGCTGACCGTCGTCACCGCCGACGGCCGCATCGTGCGCACGGCGCGCCGCGCGCCCAAGTCCTCGGCCGGCTACGACCTGACGCGCATCTTCGTCGGCAGCGAGGGCACCCTGGGCATCATCACCGAGGTGACGGTCAAGCTGTATCCGCAACCCGAAGCGGTGTCGGCGGCGGTCTGCAATTTCTCGACCCTGGGCGACGCCGTCGACAGCGTCATCGAGATCATGCAGATGGGCATCCCGGTCGCGCGCGTGGAGTTCATGGACGAACATGCGGTGCGCTCGGTCAACCTGCACAGCAAGCTCAGCCTGCGGGAAACGCCGCTGCTGGTCTTCGAATTCCATGGCAGCGCCGCCGCCGTGCAGGAGCATGCCCAGGCCGTGCAGGACATCGTGCGCGAACACGGCGCCATGGACTTCGACTGGGCCGAGCGTCCCGAAGACCGCAGCCGCCTGTGGGCCGCGCGCCACAATGCCTACTTCGCCGGCCTGCAACTGCGTCCCGGCTGCCGCGCCAGCACCACCGACGTCTGCGTGCCCATCTCGGCCCTGGCCGACTGCGTGCGCGAAACCGCGCGCGACCTGGCCGACGCGCCGTTCCCTTTCACCATCGTCGGCCACGTGGGCGACGGCAACTTCCACGTCCTGATGCTGCTGGACCCGGACAGCGCCGAGGAATGGCAGGCGTCCGAGCGCATCAACCACGCCCTCGTGCGCCGCGCCATCGCCGCCGACGGCACCTGCACCGGCGAGCATGGCGTCGGCCTGCACAAGATGCAGTTCCTCGAAGAGGAACACGGCGCCGACGCGCTGGCCCTGATGCGCAGCCTCAAGCACGCCTTCGATCCGAACAATATTCTCAACCCCGGCAAGATCTTCGCCTGGTAG
- a CDS encoding FAD-linked oxidase C-terminal domain-containing protein: MDNKAETDLTDAQSAPPAATDLVAALQAVLPPHCILFREEDTRPFECDGLSLYRALPAVVCLPETEAQIQAVMRICRKLNAPVVPRGAGTGLSGGAMPHPQGVLLGLSKLNRIKRIDRDSATAVVEPGVRNLAISEAAAPYGLYYAPDPSSQIACSIGGNVAENSGGVRCMKYGLTVHNILRVRVVTIDGDIVELGSEAPDAPGLDLLAVFIGSEGMLGVVTEITVKLLPKPACAQVLLASFNSAEAAGHAVTRIIGAGIIPAGLEMMDRQAIHMVEPFVQAGYDMDAQAILLCESDGTREEVDHEVERMEAVLGAAGATRLQVSTSEPERLRFWAGRKNAFPAAGRVSPDYYCMDGTIPRRHLARVLTAIEQMEDEFGLRCANVFHAGDGNLHPLILFDSNKPEETERADKFGVAILELCVQVGGTVTGEHGVGMEKINQMCVQFSREELDTFLAVKRAFDPRCLLNPQKVIPTLARCAEYGKMHVHGGELRFPDLSRF; this comes from the coding sequence ATGGATAACAAGGCAGAGACAGACCTCACGGACGCCCAAAGCGCGCCGCCCGCCGCGACCGATCTGGTCGCGGCCCTGCAGGCCGTCCTGCCGCCTCATTGCATCCTGTTCCGCGAAGAGGACACGCGTCCGTTCGAGTGCGACGGCCTCTCGCTCTACCGCGCCTTGCCCGCCGTCGTCTGCCTGCCCGAGACCGAGGCCCAGATCCAGGCGGTCATGCGCATCTGCCGCAAGCTCAACGCCCCCGTCGTGCCGCGCGGCGCCGGCACCGGCTTGTCCGGCGGCGCCATGCCGCATCCGCAAGGCGTTCTGCTGGGGCTGTCCAAGCTCAACCGCATCAAGCGCATCGACCGCGACAGCGCGACCGCCGTGGTCGAGCCCGGCGTGCGCAACCTGGCGATTTCCGAAGCCGCCGCCCCCTACGGCCTGTACTACGCGCCCGACCCGTCCAGCCAGATCGCCTGCTCGATAGGCGGCAACGTCGCCGAGAATTCCGGCGGCGTGCGCTGCATGAAGTACGGCCTCACCGTCCACAACATCCTGCGCGTGCGCGTGGTCACCATAGACGGCGATATCGTCGAGCTCGGCTCGGAGGCGCCCGACGCGCCCGGCCTGGACCTGCTGGCGGTATTCATCGGTTCGGAAGGCATGCTGGGCGTCGTCACCGAGATCACCGTCAAGCTGCTGCCCAAGCCCGCCTGCGCCCAGGTGCTGCTGGCCAGCTTCAACAGCGCCGAGGCGGCCGGCCACGCGGTGACCCGGATCATCGGCGCCGGCATCATTCCCGCGGGCCTGGAAATGATGGACCGCCAGGCGATCCACATGGTGGAGCCCTTCGTGCAGGCCGGCTACGACATGGACGCGCAGGCCATCCTGCTGTGCGAGTCCGACGGCACGCGCGAGGAAGTCGATCACGAAGTCGAACGCATGGAGGCCGTGCTGGGCGCCGCCGGCGCCACGCGCCTGCAGGTATCCACGTCCGAGCCCGAGCGCCTGCGCTTCTGGGCCGGGCGCAAGAACGCCTTCCCGGCGGCGGGCCGCGTCTCGCCGGACTATTACTGCATGGACGGCACCATCCCGCGCCGCCACCTGGCGCGCGTGTTGACGGCCATCGAACAGATGGAAGACGAGTTCGGCCTGCGCTGCGCGAACGTGTTCCATGCCGGCGACGGCAATTTGCATCCCTTGATTCTTTTCGACTCGAACAAGCCGGAAGAGACCGAGCGCGCCGACAAGTTCGGCGTGGCGATACTCGAACTGTGCGTACAGGTAGGAGGCACCGTGACTGGAGAGCACGGCGTGGGCATGGAGAAAATCAATCAAATGTGCGTGCAGTTCTCGCGCGAGGAACTCGACACCTTCCTGGCGGTCAAGCGGGCCTTCGATCCGCGTTGCCTGCTGAACCCTCAAAAAGTGATACCGACGCTGGCGCGCTGCGCGGAGTACGGCAAGATGCACGTGCACGGCGGCGAACTGCGTTTCCCCGATCTTTCGCGCTTTTGA
- the glcE gene encoding glycolate oxidase subunit GlcE → MEFVLSELCDQVMTAHAGHKPVFITGGGSKAFYGNHRPLRPQDGHCLLDVSAYHGIVNYQPSELVVTARAGTPLKDLEAALAERGQMLAFEPPHYGRGATVGGCVATGLSGPRRMAAGAVRDFVLGARLLDAQGRVLGFGGEVMKNVAGYDVSRLLAGSQGIFGAILEVSLKVVPRPMEESTLCLEADEAQALAWFARWRGEPMPISATAWLPVPGLPGQLWVRLSGAPPAIASARARIGGETVDAGRAADHWASLREQTHPFFDRGHGLWRLALPPATPPLGLGPTLIEWGGGQRWLCAGANGDAAALRAAARARGGHATLFRPARQEDVPADGVFHPLEPGVAQLTRRLKQEFDPLGLFNPGRLILEL, encoded by the coding sequence ATGGAATTCGTCCTGTCGGAGTTGTGCGACCAGGTCATGACGGCGCACGCCGGGCACAAGCCCGTGTTCATCACGGGCGGCGGCAGCAAGGCCTTCTATGGCAATCACCGGCCCCTGCGGCCGCAGGATGGCCATTGCCTGCTCGACGTCAGCGCCTATCACGGCATCGTCAACTACCAGCCTTCCGAACTGGTGGTCACCGCGCGGGCGGGCACGCCCTTGAAGGACCTGGAGGCGGCCTTGGCCGAACGCGGCCAGATGCTGGCCTTCGAGCCGCCGCACTACGGGCGCGGCGCCACGGTGGGCGGCTGCGTGGCGACCGGCCTGTCGGGGCCGCGCCGCATGGCCGCGGGCGCCGTGCGCGATTTCGTGCTGGGCGCGCGCCTGCTCGACGCGCAGGGTCGCGTGCTGGGTTTCGGCGGCGAGGTGATGAAGAACGTCGCGGGCTACGACGTATCGCGCCTGCTGGCCGGTTCCCAAGGCATTTTCGGCGCCATCCTGGAGGTGTCGCTGAAGGTGGTGCCGCGGCCGATGGAGGAATCGACCTTGTGCCTGGAGGCCGACGAGGCGCAGGCCCTGGCCTGGTTCGCGCGCTGGCGCGGCGAGCCCATGCCGATATCGGCCACGGCCTGGCTGCCGGTGCCCGGGCTGCCCGGCCAGTTGTGGGTGCGCCTGTCCGGCGCGCCGCCGGCGATCGCCTCGGCGCGCGCGCGCATCGGCGGCGAAACCGTCGATGCCGGGCGGGCGGCGGATCACTGGGCCTCCCTGCGCGAGCAGACCCATCCTTTCTTCGACCGCGGGCACGGCCTGTGGCGCCTGGCGCTGCCGCCCGCCACGCCGCCGCTGGGCCTGGGTCCGACCCTGATCGAATGGGGCGGCGGCCAGCGCTGGCTGTGCGCGGGCGCGAACGGCGATGCGGCGGCGCTGCGCGCGGCCGCGCGGGCCCGCGGCGGGCACGCCACGCTGTTCCGGCCGGCGCGCCAGGAGGACGTTCCCGCCGACGGCGTCTTCCATCCACTGGAGCCGGGCGTGGCCCAGCTCACGCGCCGCCTGAAGCAGGAATTCGATCCCTTGGGCCTGTTCAATCCGGGCCGGCTGATCCTGGAGCTATGA
- the glcF gene encoding glycolate oxidase subunit GlcF produces the protein MQTQIASWARDTDFGREADAILRRCVHCGFCTATCPTYQVLGDELDSPRGRIYLIKQMLEGAEPGPSTQTHLDRCLTCRNCETTCPSGVQYGHLLDIGRDLVEQRVPRPWRQRLKRALLRKGLNSPLFAPALRLGQAVRGILPAALRRKVPQRRKAGALPDTRGHARQVLLLAGCVQPALMPGIDAATVRVLDAIGIGARLGVGGCCGAVNFHLDDQAAALRQMRANIDAWWPAVRDGEVEAIVMNASGCGAMVKEYAHHLRHDAQYAERAARIVAVVRDVSEIVAPHAAELRARLAAVPRAAEEGDPHAPVRAAFHPPCTLQHWQALRPKTEALLADLGYELQPFNEQHLCCGSAGAYSVLNPGISLSLRDRKLAAIAPARPDIILSSNVGCIGHLQSGTDTPVRHWIESLDERLARAPKPAAAP, from the coding sequence ATGCAGACGCAAATCGCCTCGTGGGCGCGCGACACCGATTTCGGCCGGGAGGCCGACGCCATCCTCCGGCGCTGCGTGCATTGCGGATTCTGCACCGCCACGTGTCCCACCTACCAGGTGCTGGGCGACGAGCTGGACAGCCCGCGCGGCCGCATCTACCTGATCAAGCAGATGCTGGAGGGCGCCGAGCCGGGGCCGTCGACGCAGACCCACCTGGACCGCTGCCTGACCTGCCGCAATTGCGAGACCACCTGTCCTTCGGGCGTGCAATACGGCCACCTGCTGGACATCGGCCGCGACCTGGTCGAACAGCGCGTGCCGCGTCCCTGGCGGCAGCGGCTCAAGCGGGCCCTGCTGCGCAAGGGCCTGAATTCACCGCTGTTCGCGCCGGCCTTGCGGCTGGGACAGGCGGTGCGCGGGATATTGCCGGCGGCCCTGCGGCGCAAGGTGCCTCAGCGCCGCAAGGCCGGCGCGCTGCCCGACACGCGGGGCCACGCGCGCCAGGTGCTGCTGCTGGCGGGCTGCGTGCAGCCGGCGCTGATGCCCGGCATCGACGCGGCCACGGTGCGCGTGCTCGACGCCATCGGCATCGGCGCGAGGCTGGGCGTGGGCGGCTGCTGCGGCGCCGTGAATTTCCACCTGGACGACCAGGCCGCCGCGCTGCGGCAGATGCGCGCCAATATCGACGCCTGGTGGCCGGCGGTGCGCGACGGCGAGGTCGAGGCCATCGTGATGAACGCGTCGGGCTGCGGCGCCATGGTCAAGGAGTACGCGCACCATCTGCGCCACGATGCCCAGTACGCGGAACGCGCGGCGCGCATCGTGGCGGTCGTGCGCGACGTGTCGGAGATCGTCGCCCCGCATGCGGCGGAGCTGCGCGCGCGGCTGGCCGCCGTCCCGCGCGCGGCGGAGGAGGGCGATCCGCACGCGCCCGTGCGCGCGGCCTTCCATCCGCCCTGCACGCTGCAGCACTGGCAGGCGCTGCGGCCGAAGACGGAGGCCTTGCTGGCCGACCTGGGCTACGAGTTGCAGCCGTTCAACGAGCAGCACCTCTGCTGCGGTTCGGCGGGCGCCTATTCCGTGCTGAACCCCGGGATCTCGCTGTCCTTGCGCGACCGCAAGCTGGCGGCCATCGCGCCGGCGCGGCCGGACATCATCCTGTCCTCCAACGTCGGCTGCATCGGCCATCTGCAAAGCGGCACGGACACGCCGGTGCGGCACTGGATCGAATCGCTGGACGAACGGCTGGCGCGCGCGCCGAAGCCGGCCGCGGCGCCCTGA